The Longimicrobium sp. DNA segment TAGGCGAAGAAGTTCATCCCCACGGCCAGCACCAGCGCCATCACCAGCCCGCTCTGGCCGCTGATCATGCTTCCCACCGCGCCCAGCAGCGCGGTGAGGCCGGCCATCATCAGGAAAACCTTCACGTTGTTCATCTCTCGTTTCCTCCTGGATCTGCGGACCTTCTGTTCGATCCGACTTCATCGCGGAGCCCTCCCCCCGCGGCTGGGGCCGCGTACCCCCTCCCGATCACGGGAGGGGGTAACTTCGATCGTGGCGCTCCGGCAATTGCGCACTCCGTCGCCTGACGTGGGATGCGTGGCCCGGCCCGGCCCTCTCTCCGCGTCCCTCGCGCTAATATCCCTTCAGCCGCAGCACGGGGCGGCGGAAGAGCGGGTTCGGGTTGGTGTCCGCCGCCTTCGCGCCCGGCTTCGTGCCGGCGGGGTGCGACAGGCGGCGGCGCATTTTCGCGCCGCGGGTGAGGCCGCCGCGGGTCATCGCCGCGCGCACGTCGGCCGACACGGGCGCGTGCACGACCTCGCGGCGATCCGCGCCGGGGCCGGGGGAGGCACCCGCATCTCCATCCCCCGAATCCCCACCGCGCTCGTCGTCGCTCGGCGGGGGGCGGAGGAGGGAGAAGGCGATGGAGCCGCCGATCAGCGCCGCGATCACCGCCAGCGAGACGAGCACGGGCACCTTCACCACGTCGGCCAGCAGCATCTTGCCGCCCACGAACACCAGCACCATCGCCAGCCCCACCTTCAGGTACACGAACCGGTGCACCACCCCCGCGAGGAGGAAGTACATCGACCGCAAACCAAGGATGGCCATGACGTTGGAGGTGTAGACCAGGAACGGGTCCTTGGTGACCGCGAAGATCGCGGGGATGCTGTCCACCGCGAACACCAGGTCGGTGACCTCCACCATCACCAGCGCCATCAGCAGCGGCGTGGCCATCCGCCGGCCGTTCTCGCGGGTGAAGAAGCGCTGCCCGTCGTACTCCGCGGAAAACGGGATCAGCCGCCGCACCATCCGCAGCACGGGGTTGCTCGCGGGGTCGAAGCCC contains these protein-coding regions:
- a CDS encoding TerC family protein, coding for MATSIWFWVAFNGFVLAMLALDLGVFHRKAHEVRLREAALWSGIWVCVALLFNAAIWAFAGRQPALEFLTGYLVEKSLAVDNIFVIALIFSYFAVPRLYQHRVLFWGILGALVMRGGFIAAGAYALERWHWVIYLFGGILLLTGIKLAVRKDEGFDPASNPVLRMVRRLIPFSAEYDGQRFFTRENGRRMATPLLMALVMVEVTDLVFAVDSIPAIFAVTKDPFLVYTSNVMAILGLRSMYFLLAGVVHRFVYLKVGLAMVLVFVGGKMLLADVVKVPVLVSLAVIAALIGGSIAFSLLRPPPSDDERGGDSGDGDAGASPGPGADRREVVHAPVSADVRAAMTRGGLTRGAKMRRRLSHPAGTKPGAKAADTNPNPLFRRPVLRLKGY